The Pyricularia oryzae 70-15 chromosome 5, whole genome shotgun sequence genome includes a region encoding these proteins:
- a CDS encoding CTR2 short splice → MDAHAHHMMDHSGMDHGGMDHGGMDHGGHGGGGMDMDRCSMNMLFTWSTKNLCIVFEQWHIRSTAGLIFSLLAVVAIGAGYEALRESIRRYEYHLNKKNEAVPPEADDNVNENTPFVTPGQSRPKVTREAHFVKAVLYGIQNFYAFMIMLIFMTYNGWVMLAVSFGAFVGYLLFGGSTPATKETACH, encoded by the exons ATGGACGCTCACGCCCACCACATGATGGACCACAGTGGAATGGACCACGGCGGAATGGACCATGGCGGCATGGACCACGGCGGccacggcggtggcggtatGGATATGGACAGGTGCAGCATGAAC ATGCTCTTCACATGGAGTACCAAGAACCTCTGCATCGTCTTTGAACAATGGCACATCCGCTCGACCGCCGGCCTGATATTCTccctcctcgccgtcgtcgccatTGGTGCAGGCTACGAAGCCCTTCGCGAATCGATCCGTCGCTATGAATACCACCTCAACAAGAAGAACGAGGCTGTTCCTC CCGAGGCGGACGACAATGTTAACGAGAACACCCCGTTCGTCACCCCAGGCCAGAGCCGTCCCAAAGTCACCCGCGAGGCTCACTTTGTCAAGGCTGTGCTATATGGAATTCAGAACTTTTATGCTTTCATGATCAT GCTCATCTTCATGACTTACAACGGTTGGGTTATGCTTGCTGTTTCGTTTGGTGCTTTCGTTGGATACCTGCTGTTTGGAGGCTCTACCCCTGCAACAAAAGAGACTGCTTGTCATTAA
- a CDS encoding 3-hydroxyanthranilate 3,4-dioxygenase: protein MLGPPVNLPKWLEENSHLLKPPINNYCVYNDDFTVMIVGGPNARTDYHINQTPEWFYQYKGAMMLKVVDDGVFRDIIIREGDMFLLPGNTPHNPVRFADTVGVVLEQRRPEGSIDRMRWYCQNPDCTPGQVVHEASFHCTDLGTQIKAGVESFKTDESLRKCGKCGELADWCPKPGSILDPNKA from the exons ATGCTGGGCCCACCTGTAAATCTGCCTAAATG GCTAGAAGAAAATTCCCATCTCCTCAAGCCTCCCATCAACAACTATTGCGTATACAATGATGATTTTACAGTCATG ATCGtgggcggccccaacgcccGGACCGACTACCACATCAACCAGACCCCTGAGTGGTTCTACCAGTACAAGGGCGCCATGATGCTCAAGGTGGTCGACGACGGCGTCTTCAGGGACATCATCATCCGCGAGGGCGACATGTTCCTCCTACCGGGCAACACGCCCCACAACCCCGTGAGGTTTGCTGACACCGTCGGTGTCGTGCTGGAGCAGCGTCGGCCCGAGGGCTCCATCGACCGCATGCGATGGTACTGTCAGAACCCGGATTGTACGCCCGGCCAGGTCGTACACGAGGCGTCCTTCCACTGCACAGATCTCGGGACGCAGATCAAGGCTGGGGTCGAGTCGTTCAAGACCGACGAGTCTCTGCGCAAGTGTGGCAAGTGCGGAGAGCTGGCCGACTGGTGCCCCAAGCCTGGTTCAATCCTGGACCCGAACAAGGCGTGA
- a CDS encoding CTR2 short splice, variant, which yields MDAHAHHMMDHSGMDHGGMDHGGMDHGGHGGGGMDMDRCSMNMLFTWSTKNLCIVFEQWHIRSTAGLIFSLLAVVAIGAGYEALRESIRRYEYHLNKKNEAVPRQSRPKVTREAHFVKAVLYGIQNFYAFMIMLIFMTYNGWVMLAVSFGAFVGYLLFGGSTPATKETACH from the exons ATGGACGCTCACGCCCACCACATGATGGACCACAGTGGAATGGACCACGGCGGAATGGACCATGGCGGCATGGACCACGGCGGccacggcggtggcggtatGGATATGGACAGGTGCAGCATGAAC ATGCTCTTCACATGGAGTACCAAGAACCTCTGCATCGTCTTTGAACAATGGCACATCCGCTCGACCGCCGGCCTGATATTCTccctcctcgccgtcgtcgccatTGGTGCAGGCTACGAAGCCCTTCGCGAATCGATCCGTCGCTATGAATACCACCTCAACAAGAAGAACGAGGCTGTTCCTC GCCAGAGCCGTCCCAAAGTCACCCGCGAGGCTCACTTTGTCAAGGCTGTGCTATATGGAATTCAGAACTTTTATGCTTTCATGATCAT GCTCATCTTCATGACTTACAACGGTTGGGTTATGCTTGCTGTTTCGTTTGGTGCTTTCGTTGGATACCTGCTGTTTGGAGGCTCTACCCCTGCAACAAAAGAGACTGCTTGTCATTAA
- a CDS encoding NUDIX domain-containing protein, whose amino-acid sequence MATHTTDPELDSRPSETTFTDGELNSVIEATNEIISSTPAAVDLQIVEDVGSYYWDASTMGQLNKRSLAAIARLRAYQSPPFPLWDRLPATRRAAVLVLLYADRAGELRVVITMRSATLRNFSGQAAFPGGKADSVDESPYQIARREAWEEIGLPMDDSKIPAPFVIENLCYLPHSLARTGLVVRPCVAFLHPDPTKVDGSELPNVDETLIPRLDAKEVAAVFSAPFHNFLKAQDEGTGPVPSGQWYEGRWTDYNDYRWRLHYFYVPIDRQRVTRPKEREGGQAALAEPEESAPEVRFKVWGMTGRMLVDAARLAYGEEPEFEHNEDYGDEKMINELESQILETKL is encoded by the exons ATGGCGACGCATACTACTGACCCCGAGCTCGACTCTCGCCCTAGTGAGACTACATTCACAGACGGCGAGCTCAACTCGGTTATTGAAGCAACCAACGAGATCATCTCATCGACACCGGCGGCTGTGGACTTACAGATAGTCGAGGACGTGGGCTCATACTACTGGGATGCGTCTACAATGGGCCAGCTGAACAAGAGATCCCTG GCTGCCATAGCCCGCCTCCGGGCATATCAATCGCCGCCATTTCCACTATGGGACCGGCTCCCGGCGACCCGGCGAGCGGCCGTCCTTGTCCTCCTCTATGCCGACCGCGCTGGAGAGTTAAGGGTGGTCATAACCATGCGCTCGGCTACGCTTCGCAACTTTTCAG GCCAAGCTGCATTTCCGGGAGGCAAGGCGGATTCTGTTGACGAGTCACCAT ATCAAATAGCCCGCCGCGAGGCCTGGGAAGAGATCGGCCTGCCTATGGACGACAGCAAGATCCCGGCGCCGTTCGTGATAGAAAACCTCTGCTACCTACCGCACAGCTTGGCCAGGACTGGTCTGGTAGTCAGGCCGTGCGTGGCCTTCCTGCACCCGGACCCGACCAAGGTCGACGGGTCAGAGCTGCCCAACGTGGACGAGACGCTGATCCCCCGACTCGACGCCAAGGAGGTGGCAGCCGTGTTCAGCGCGCCGTTCCACAACTTCCTCAAGGCTCAGGACGAGGGGACTGGGCCGGTGCCGTCGGGCCAGTGGTACGAGGGTCGCTGGACGGATTACAACGACTACAGGTGGCGGCTGCACTACTTTTACGTGCCCATCGACCGGCAGCGCGTCACGAGGCCCAAGGAGCGCGAGGGCGGCCAGGCTGCGCTGGCCGAGCCCGAGGAGTCGGCCCCCGAGGTCAGGTTCAAGGTCTGGGGCATGACGGGGCGGATGCTGGTGGACGCGGCCCGTCTTGCATACGGGGAGGAGCCCGAGTTTGAGCACAATGAGGATTATGGGGACGAGAAGATGATTAACGAGCTCGAGAGCCAGATTCTGGAGACGAAGCTGTGA
- a CDS encoding 60S ribosomal protein L44: protein MVNIPKTRRTYCAGKECKKHTNHRVTQYKAGKASSFAQGKRRYDRKQSGYGGQTKPVFHKKAKTTKKIVLRLECTVCKTKCQLPIKRCKHFELGGDKKTKGAALVF from the exons ATGGTCAACATCCCGAAGACGCGCCGGACGTACTGCGCCGGAAAGGAGTGCAAGAAGCACACCAACCACCGTGTGACCCAGTACAAGGCTGGCAAGGCCTCTTCTTTTGCCCAGGGAAAGCGCCGATACGACCGCAAGCAGTCAGGATACGGTGGTCAGACCAAGCCCGTCTTCCACAAGAAGGCAAAGACCACCAAGAAGATTGTGTTGAGACTGGAGTGCACTGTTTGCAAGACCAAGTGCCAGCTGCCGATCAAGCGATGCAAGCACTTCGAGCTTGG TGGTGACAAGAAGACCAAGGGCGCTGCGCTCGTTTTCTAA